In Cryptococcus neoformans var. grubii H99 chromosome 9, complete sequence, a genomic segment contains:
- a CDS encoding peptidase, whose amino-acid sequence MRARLLALLGLSGSVWATPALFTVEDMLAAPRPFPAIASPDKQHAIAVVDYWEPRDDSMRREAYLATLNRPEVKHPISLFNTTPSAAADFFWLDDVTIAYLDGSALFSYPVEYAFSQSNFKSKEHPPRSPRRQKILSFPHGANPTSLQYDASTKTLAFTGQVWSDGSFYQTGHHDKLYDKKRDSAQVYDDLMVRHWDTWRVSGKVWTLGVVKLVNIKGEWAELDSDLSKHHKHRFEFINILNGTDLVSQTDPIDAGSYSISSEHIAVAVKPPYLQTATHTREDIYLFPLPSSYGSASILPKHVTPHAHGAISEIKFSPDGKKLSWLEMKKDGYESDRRVVVVYDLESGKSERWTDVWDRSPKSISWAVDSQSIFLLAEFQGRTLPYHLTHPNHLPTPLLFNGTTVSLTPLNETDILIARQSFRTPTVEWVLTLPDPSDVSGSAEDGDAIRDGDGDKIPAVEPLRQLTRWNEHFIRGRLDVQTGEEFWFKGAEGKDVMGWALKPRGWKPDQKAKYPLAFLIHGGPQSAWDDSWSTRWNPALFAAQGYFVIAINPTGSTGYGQEFTDAIQGDWGGKPFKDLLAGYHYSLEKYPEIDPERTAALGASYGGYMVNWINGHNDHFGFKALVCHDGVFDTVTTFFSTEEIYFPTQDFAGTPWTNRATYEKWSPVNHVIEWTTPELVIQGGKDYRLENSQGLGAFTALQLQGVPSRFVYFPDENHWILKPHNSIKWHHEVFRWLEEWIGKPTDESEAFVVQRE is encoded by the exons ATGAGAGCCAGACTACTAGCCCTCCTTGGCCTATCAGGCTCGGTATGGGCTACTCCAGCCCTATTCACCGTAGAGGACATGCTTGCTGCCCCAAGGCCTTTCCCGGCAATTGCCAGTCCCGACAAGCAGCACGCCATCGCTGTCGTCGACTATTGGGAACCTAGGGATGACTC TatgagaagagaagcatATCTCGCGACGCTCAACAGGCCCGAAGTAAAGCATCCCATCTCGTTGTTCAACACAACTCCTTCGGCCGCAGCTGATTTCTTTTGGCTTGACGACGTTACCATCGCATACCTTGATGGATCGGCGCTTTTTTCTTACCCTGTTGAATACGCATTCAGCCAATCCAATTTTAAATCCAAAGAACACCCACCTCGCTCCCCCAGGCGTCAAAAGATCCTCTCATTCCCTCACGGCGCCAACCCTACTTCTCTTCAATATGACGCAAGCACCAAAACCCTCGCTTTTACTGGCCAAGTATGGTCTGATGGCTCATTCTACCAGACTGGACACCACGACAAGCTCTATGACAAGAAGCGTGATAGCGCCCAAGTGTACGACGACTTGATGGTCCGGCATTGGGATACCTGGAGAGTCAGCGGAAAGGTCTGGACGTTGGGTGTTGTCAAGTTGGTCAACATCAAGGGTGAATGGGCAGAGCTTGACAGTGATCTCAGCAAGCATCACAAACACCGATTTGAATTTATTAACATCTTGAACGGTACCGATTTGGTATCCCAGACCGACCCTATCGATGCTGGCTCTTACTCTATCAGCTCTGAACACATCGCTGTAGCCGTTAAGCCTCCTTACCTCCAGACTGCTACACATACCAGAGAAGACATAtatcttttccctcttccttcatcttaCGGCTCtgcttccatccttcccaagCACGTCACTCCTCACGCTCATGGAGCTATCAGCGAAATCAAGTTCTCACctgatgggaagaagctgtcATGGCtcgagatgaagaaggatggttACGAGAGTGATAGGCGGGTCGTCGTTGTTTATGATTTAGAGAGCGGTAAAAGTGAAAGATGGACCGACGTTTGGGATAGAAGTCCTAAAAGCATCTCG TGGGCGGTCGACTCTCaatccatcttccttttggCCGAGTTCCAAGGCCGCACCCTCCCATACCATCTCACTCACCCCAATCACCTTCCGACCCCCCTTCTTTTCAACGGTACAACCGTTTCCCTCACTCCACTGAACGAGACCGACATCCTTATCGCCCGTCAATCATTCCGAACTCCCACTGTGGAATGGGTGCTGACCTTGCCCGACCCTTCCGATGTTTCCGGATCTgctgaggatggagatgcaATTAGagacggagatggagacAAGATACCGGCCGTTGAGCCTTTGAGACAACTTACGCGATGGAATGAACATTTCATCCGTGGGAGGTTGGATGTACAGACTGGTGAAGAGTTTTGGTTCAAGGGTGCTGAAGGTAAGGATGTGATGGGATGGGCTTTGAAGCCTCGTGGGTGGAAGCCTGACCAAAAGGCCAAGTATCCTCTCG CTTTCTTGATTCACGGCGGCCCTCAATCAGCTTGGGACGACTCTTGGTCAACTCGCTGGAACCCTGCTCTGTTTGCCGCCCAGGGTTACTTTGTCATTGCCATTAACCCTACTGGCTCTACCGGTTATGGGCAAGAATTTACCGATGCTATCCAAGGTGATTGGGGAGGAA AGCCTTTCAAGGACCTCCTTGCAGGTTACCACTACTCCCTGGAAAAGTACCCTGAA ATCGACCCCGAACGTACTGCCGCTCTTGGAGCTTCTTATGGTGGCTACATGGTTAACTGGATCAACGGGCACAATGACCACTTCGGTTTTAAAGCTTTAGTATGCCATGACGGTGTGTTCGACACGGTCACtactttcttctccacgGAAGAGATTTATTTCCCCACCCA GGACTTTGCCGGTACACCTTGGACAAATAGGGCTACTTATGAAAA ATGGAGCCCCGTGAACCATGTTATCGAGTGGACTACTCCGGAACTTGTTATTCAAGGTGGAAAGG ACTACCGTTTGGAGAACTCCCAAGGTCTTG GTGCTTTCACCGCTCTTCAGCT CCAAGGAGTTCCTAGCCGATTCGTTTACTTCCCTGACGAGAATCACTGGATTCTCAAACCTCACAACTCTATCAAGTGGCAC CACGAGGTGTTCCGATGGCTCGAGGAATGGATTGGCAAGCCCACCGATGAGAGTGAGGCTTTCGTCGTGCAGCGAGAGTGA